The sequence GGTATCAATATGAAGACACTTGGTAATAAAGTCTGCTTCTGCGCAGGCGTAGGCGATGATATTCTTGGGCAAATAACCATTGATATGCTCAGAACAAACGGCAATGCCGATGGTATCAGATTCGTAAAAGGCGTTTCAAGCTCCTATACAGTAGTGGTTGCCCCACCGAATATTGACAGGATATTTCTTCATAATCCAGGCACTAATAATTATTTTGGACCGGAAAATCTTAATTCTGAACTGATAAAGCAGTGCCGCCATTTTCATTTCGGCTATCCGCCACTGATGAGCAGAATGTTTGCCAACGATGGCGAAGAGCTTAAGGAAGTCTTCAAGATTGCAAAAGGTGCCGGGGCAACAACATCCTGTGATATGACCCTTCCGGACCCGGCCTCGCCGTCAGGTATGGTTAACTGGCGTAAAATATTGGAAAATATTTTGCCATATATCGATATACATCTGCCGTCGATTGAAGAATCGTTCTATATGCTTCACCCGGAAGAATTCTTGCGTATGAAAAGTGAGCATAACAACGCTGAACTTATTGATTTTATCACGCCATTACAGTATTCCAAGATTGCGGACGAATTGTTGGCAATGGGCAGCAAAATAGTCGCTCTCAAATCCGGCCATCGAGGTGTTTATATTAAAACAGCTTCTAAAGATGTACTTAGCAGGATAGATAATACTTTGCCAGTTGATGTTAATAATTGGTCAAACCGTGAACTTTGGGTGCCCGCATTTGTAGTAGATATGTTCGGCAGTGCTACAGGCTCGGGAGATTCAACAATTGCAGGATTTTTAAGTGCATTTCTGAAAGGGCTGAATATCGAAATTTCCTTGAAATATGCCACTTGCTGCGGCCTTCAGAATGTCAGAGTTCTCGATGCAACCAGTGGCATAAAGACATGGGAGGAAACCACCAATATGATAAAACATAATATGCCGATGATAAATACACACATAGATTCAGACGACTGGAAATACTCAAAAGAATATGCACTCTGGGCTGGGACGAAAGATAGATTGAAACAATAGTAAGGATTGTAGAATGAGCAAAAACAAACTGACACGCAAAATAAATATCCCGCCAGGTTCGACAATGGAAGAGGCGGAATATATAAAATTTCTTGAAGATGCATATAAGCAATTTTTCCACTACCCCCAATATTTTGCTGATGATGAAGGAATAAATACACTGGAACTTGCTCATCTTATACCCGAGGTGTCGGAGACGGTCCTTGCTATTTATGTGGGGATTAATGATGCTGTCTGTAACAAGGGCTTGATAACGCCTTTTCTTGTACGACATGGCCACAACAACGTTTTTGTTTTTGATCCGCTTGTTTATTCCGGAGGTAAGGATGTCCCCGATGGTACTATTGATGCAAGAAAGGTATTAAGCGAATTTGAACCTCCGAACAGTACCTGGAATGCCGGCTGGACCTATGTAATGATTGAAGCCCCCAAACGTACCTTTGAAAGTCTTTGGAAAGACAAAGGTTATATTGATATGATACCGGCTAAATTCGAAGATTTTACAATGTTAAGCGACCCGGCAAAGAGTAAGGTTTGTATCTTCATAGACCCAAAAGCGTTTAGTCATCCAGTCAATAAAAACAGGAAATACCTGAAAGCGGCACTTAATCGCGGAGAAAAGATGATTGATGAGTTCGCAATACCAGAGAAATTAAAAGGCGAAATGGATGGTCTTGCTGCTGTTGTACTTCATCAGGGTGAAAAGTTATATGTTGCCACAAATGATTTTAGTCCTTGTGCACATGGTTGGAGCAATATTCATCCGGATAACATGGAACTGGCCGTAATCAATGAAACCTCAGCTGTGCCTTTAGACTTGATAATTGCCAAACCGCCTGTAAGGAAGCAGTATGTCAAAAATATTGTGCCTCCAAGAGGCAGCGCAGACATGACCACCGACTGGTTTAAACGCGGCAGTAAAATCGTAAGAAACCCTTTGTTACAGGGACTATTCAAAGGTTAATCAAAAATGGAAAAACAGAAAATTTCTAAGTAATGAAAATAATGGTTTTCAATAATGAAATCAAAAAGAGATATTTCAGGAGCTTTATATAAATGACTGCATCAGTTAAAGATTTAGCTATGATGTTTTTTTCGCCCTCCAGTCGATTTAAGGGAAAACCATTCTGGGCGTGGAACGGCCTTTTGGAGGACGATGAGTTACGTCGGCAAATCAAAATTTTCCACCAAATGGGGTTCGGTGGTTTCTTTATGCATTCTCGTGTTGGACTGGCTACCACATATCTCAGCGATGAATGGTTTGGCAGAATAAGAACCTGTATTGACGAAGCTGCAAAAAATAATATGGAGGCCTGGCTTTACGATGAAGACCGCTGGCCTTCTGGTGCTGCTGGCGGATTCGTTACCACGGACCACAAATACCGGATGCGTAAGCTTGTTGTCAATGTTGTTGAACCGGAAAATTTTACCTGGCCTGTTGATGATACGGCCAATTATATTTTTGCGGCCGTTTTTCATAATGAAAAAATAAAATGGTATAAAAAACAATTTAGTGATAAATCCTTAAAATCACTTCCTGCAAATGCAAAAATTATTCACTTTCGTCTCCAGATAATGCCCGATATGTTATGGTTTAACGGCCAGGCATATCTCGATACCCTCAACTCTGACGCAGTAAAGAAATTTATTGAGATCACGCATGAGGCATATAAACGTCAAGTCGGCGAGCATTTCGGCAAAACCATTCCAGGTATTTTCTCCGATGAACCAGATGCAGGTATTTCTTTTCGCAAATGGTATGAAAAAACTGATGAAAAAAATAGTTTTCCCTGGACGGATAATCTTCCTCAAAAATTTATTGAAATATATAACTATGATATTACAGATTTTTTGCCGGAAATCGTTTTTGACTGTGTCGCTGAACTCTTCAGCAGGCCGCGATACCACTATCACCAGTGTAAAA comes from Phycisphaerae bacterium and encodes:
- a CDS encoding carbohydrate kinase family protein, which translates into the protein MLRPYDVMAAGHLCIDIIPKFLVTGIKNIAEIMRPGKLVNVLDAAISTGGPVSNTGINMKTLGNKVCFCAGVGDDILGQITIDMLRTNGNADGIRFVKGVSSSYTVVVAPPNIDRIFLHNPGTNNYFGPENLNSELIKQCRHFHFGYPPLMSRMFANDGEELKEVFKIAKGAGATTSCDMTLPDPASPSGMVNWRKILENILPYIDIHLPSIEESFYMLHPEEFLRMKSEHNNAELIDFITPLQYSKIADELLAMGSKIVALKSGHRGVYIKTASKDVLSRIDNTLPVDVNNWSNRELWVPAFVVDMFGSATGSGDSTIAGFLSAFLKGLNIEISLKYATCCGLQNVRVLDATSGIKTWEETTNMIKHNMPMINTHIDSDDWKYSKEYALWAGTKDRLKQ